One Euphorbia lathyris chromosome 1, ddEupLath1.1, whole genome shotgun sequence DNA segment encodes these proteins:
- the LOC136216211 gene encoding F-box protein At5g03100-like, which produces MAATGGASIVETEGSCDSENEINRINSGEEDEDRISALPDVLIHRILSLLPTTDSVKTMVLSKSWKYRWTRVSVLKFVYNTCIYNGMSIDQFSNFIDKTLNLHDDCSNIDKFVIKMTSYSERIPNKDPWIRFAVKKHVKELIVFLTINSPYPLPEFLFNNSSLVKLKLLYCDLMTIGNVNWGSVKILRLYDCALQKGGIENVLSGTPMLEYLELHRCNLFDAVVIASKSVKILLLDSFNSSNIEISCPNVERLRISGLIGLTSPKLMNLRSSVYVTFDFFYDYDRYDYNVQDCINLVSQTIMQVHHVEKLDIGPYLMNVLKIA; this is translated from the exons ATGGCTGCTACTGGCGGAGCTTCCATAGTGGAAACGGAAGGAAGCTGCGATTCggaaaatgaaattaatagaatcaattCGGGCGAAGAAGATGAAGACCGCATTAGTGCCTTACCGGATGTCCTGATTCACCGCATCCTCTCCCTTCTGCCGACAACCGATTCAGTGAAGACTATGGTTTTATCCAAATCGTGGAAGTATCGATGGACTCGTGTATCAGTTCTCAAATTCGTCTATAATACGTGTATTTATAATGGTATGTCTATCGATCAATTTTCCAATTTCATCGATAAAACCCTAAATCTCCATGATGATTGCTCCAATATCGACAAATTCGTCATCAAAATGACAAGTTACTCTGAAAGAATTCCTAACAAGGATCCATGGATACGTTTTGCTGTGAAAAAGCATGTAAAGGAACTCATTGTGTTTCTCACTATCAACTCCCCGTATCCCTTGCCAGAATTTCTTTTCAACAATTCTTCATTAGTTAAATTGAAGTTACTTTATTGTGATCTTATGACGATTGGGAATGTAAATTGGGGATCTGTCAAGATTTTGCGTTTATATGATTGTGCACTGCAAAAGGGAGGGATTGAGAATGTTTTATCCGGTACTCCTATGCTTGAATACTTGGAATTACACCGCTGCAATTTGTTTGATGCTGTTGTTATTGCTTCTAAAAGTGTGAAAATTCTTCTTTTGGATTCATTTAATTCTAGTAACATTGAAATCTCATGTCCCAATGTTGAGAGATTGAGAATTTCAGGTCTAATAGGGCTTACATCTCCTAAATTAATGAATTTGCGGTCTTCAGTTTATGTTACTTTTGATTTTTTCTACGATTACGACCGATACGACTACAATGTACAAGACTGCATAAATTTGGTTAGTCAGACTATTATGCAGGTTCATCATGTTGAGAAGCTAGATATTGGGCCTTACTTGATGAAT gTTCTAAAGATTGCATAG